One Coregonus clupeaformis isolate EN_2021a chromosome 21, ASM2061545v1, whole genome shotgun sequence DNA window includes the following coding sequences:
- the LOC121534954 gene encoding SH3-containing GRB2-like protein 3-interacting protein 1 isoform X1, giving the protein MMEGLKRRTRKAFGLRKKEKDTDSTGSPDKDGKKTNGAPNGYYGEIDWDRYATPDVDAEGFSLRPGEEGETAPKGKQHFFSSSDSEDEDDKRKFKIKIKPLPSDTAKCAVPSMDELKASVGGLALSPSLRRSPRCSPGSIKRHLSCEEIARPRRSTPMPSPAPETQSERVSQNRRASPAFFGLPPEITYETHRYDSNRNDVVCIEADAWCDSRPYSDSPLTRSFPTGAPPPLPTKNIPAASQDDLPNGRIVPSPAPIYLNVQSPASYRGSPVPDLDNVFGPMESSRTIEDRASPRWVSFNSERPPPPDEPAPPPPPASPTPDSPHSLSSPPDSPCLSPGHPPDEPPPSPPPFSSPPDSPISIISIPPPDEPVPPLPPDFSPPDSPPCIAIDPSLFLDDEILEYSPAPSGPLEYSSAPTSPIPPPLPAERSPRAGVPSPLVFLREEQPDFMASPLGLTPGFRGTPPPLPPHTYRSMVSSPRPCPGSDPSSPARPATPLSGGSPIPPPLPTRPSSRPKLPPGKQLGDLTRPFSPPVSGSPPPFAPLARAESSSSISSITSLSAASTPTLGRELNISTTEEKQPAMVWFDHGRFYLSFEGCSRGPSPLTMGAQDTLPVAAAFTETINAYFKGADPSNRQSDPHQNKCNKCVVKITGEMVLSFPAGITRHFASHPSAPVLTFSISNYSRLEQVLPNPQLLCCDTVSNVDTKEFWVNMPNLMSHLRRVADQKPQATYYNVDMIKYQFLSQVAAEGIQSTPLNLAVSWRGDATSTDLRIDYKYNTEAMAAPSPLHNIHFLVPLDGGVHKLQAMIPTATWNSEQQKILWKIPSLSQRSENGGVGALLGRFQLTEGPSKPSQLAVQFTSEGSTLSGCDIQLVGAGYRLSLVKKRFAAGKYLADN; this is encoded by the exons GACTGAAAAGACGCACCAGGAAGGCCTTTGGGTTACGAAAGAAAGAGAAGGACACAGATTCCAC GGGCTCACCTGACAAAGATGGA AAAAAGACCAACGGGGCTCCAAATGGCTATTATGGGGAGATTGATTGGGATCGATAT GCAACTCCAGATGTGGATGCTGAGGGCTTCAGTCTCAGACCCGGAGAGGAGGGGGAAA CAGCTCCCAAAGGCAAGCAACACTTCttctcctccagcgactcggagGACGAGGACGACAAGAGGAAGTTCAAGATCAAGATCAAGCCGTTGCCTTCCGACACTGCCAAGTGTGCCGTCCCATCTATGGACGAACTGAAAGCTTCAGTTGGGGGCTTggctctatctccctctctg AGGAGAAGTCCG AGATGCAGCCCG GGATCGATAAAGAGACACCTGTCTT GTGAGGAGATAGCCAGACCCAGACGCTCCACCCCTATGCCAAGCCCCGCCCCCGAGACACAAAG TGAGAGAGTATCCCAGAATCGCAGAGCATCCCCAGCTTTCTTCGGGCTTCCTCCAGAGATTACCTATGAGACACacagatatgatagtaacagaaATGATG TGGTCTGCATAGAGGCTGATGCATGGTGTGACTCCAGACCATACTCTGACTCCCCTCTGACCCGATCCTTTCCCACAGGAG CTCCTCCTCCACTACCTACCAAGAACATCCCAGCAGCTAGTCAAG ATGATTTACCCAATGGGAGAATAGTCCCAAGCCCCGCCCCCATCTACCTGAACGTCCAATCCCCAGCCTCGTACAGAGGTTCCCCTGTGCCTGACCTGGACAACGTGTTCGGCCCCATGGAATCCTCCCGGACCATTGAGGACAGGGCCTCGCCCCGATGGGTCAGCTTCAACAGCGAGAGACCGCCCCCACCAGACGAACCGGCCCCGCCTCCGCCCCCTGCCTCTCCGACTCCCGACTcgccccactccctctcctcccccccagactccccctgcctctccccgGGCCACCCTCCGGATGAGCCTCCCCCCTCCCCGCCACCCTTCTCCTCACCCCCCGACTCTCCCATCTCCATTATCTCCATTCCTCCTCCAGATGAACCCGTTCCCCCCCTGCCTCCCGACTTCTCTCCCCCGGACTCTCCGCCATGCATCGCCATCGATCCTAGTCTGTTTTTGGATGATGAGATACTGGAGtactctcctgctccctctggccCACTAGAGTACTCCTCTGCCCCTACCAGTCCTATCCCTCCCCCCCTTCCTGCGGAGCGCTCCCCTCGGGCGGGTGTCCCTTCCCCTCTGGTGTTCCTGAGGGAGGAGCAGCCTGACTTTATGGCCTCGCCCCTTGGGCTGACCCCGGGCTTCAGGGGCACGCCGCCACCCCTCCCCCCGCACACCTACAGGTCCATGGTGTCCTCCCCCAGACCCTGCCCAGGCAGCG ACCCCTCCTCTCCAGCTCGACCTGCCACGCCCCTGTCAGGAGGCAGTCcaatccctccccctcttcctacAAGGCCCTCCTCTCGACCCAAACTGCCACCTGGGAAACAATTAGGAGACCTG ACTCGACCCTTCAGCCCCCCAGTGTCCGGCAGCCCCCCTCCCTTCGCCCCGCTGGCCCGGGCCGAGAGTTCCTCCTCAATATCCTCCATCACCTCACTGAGCGCAGCCTCCACCCCAACCCTGGGGAGAGAACTCAACATATCCACCACAG AGGAAAAACAGCCAGCCATGGTATGGTTTGACCATGGCCGGTTTTATTTATCTTTCGAAG gatgcTCCAGAGGTCCCAGTCCACTCACCATGGGAGCACAGGACACTCTGCCTGTGGCGGCTGCCTTCACCGAGACCATCAACGCCTACTTCAAAGGAGCCGACCCCAGCAA CCGGCAAAGCGACCCTCATCAGAATAAATGCAACAA GTGTGTGGTAAAGATCACTGGGGAGATGGTGCTGTCTTTCCCGGCGGGCATCACCAGGCACTTTGCTAGCCACCCGTCTGCCCCTGTGCTCACCTTCAGCATCAGCAACTACAGCCGGCTTGAGCAGGTCCTCCCCAATCCACAGCTACTGTGCTG TGACACCGTGTccaatgtggacaccaaggaattctGGGTAAATATGCCAAACCTGATGAGCCACCTGAGGAGAGTGGCTGACCAGAAGCCTCAAGCAACCTACTACAATGTGGACATGATCAAATATCAG tttctGTCGCAGGTGGCAGCCGAGGGGATCCAGTCGACCCCCCTGAACCTGGCAGTGAGTTGGCGTGGCGACGCCACCAGCACGGACCTCAGGATAGACTACAAATACAACACGGAGGCCATGGCCGCCCCCTCGCCCCTCCACAACATCCACTTCCTGGTCCCTTTGGACGGGGGCGTGCACAAACTCCAAGCCATGATCCCCACTGCCACCTG GAACTCAGAGCAGCAGAAAATTCTATGGAAGATACCAAGCCTTTCCCAGAGGTCTGAAAATGGAG GAGTGGGAGCTCTACTGGGTAGGTTCCAGTTGACAGAGGGTCCCAGTAAGCCGTCCCAGTTGGCGGTGCAGTTCACCAGCGAGGGCAGCACTCTGTCAGGCTGTGACATCCAGCTGGTGGGGGCCGGCTACAGGCTCTCACTGGTCAAAAAGAGATTTGCAGCag GGAAATATCTGGCGGACAACTAG
- the LOC121534954 gene encoding SH3-containing GRB2-like protein 3-interacting protein 1 isoform X2 encodes MMEGLKRRTRKAFGLRKKEKDTDSTGSPDKDGKKTNGAPNGYYGEIDWDRYATPDVDAEGFSLRPGEEGETAPKGKQHFFSSSDSEDEDDKRKFKIKIKPLPSDTAKCAVPSMDELKASVGGLALSPSLRRSPRCSPGSIKRHLSCEEIARPRRSTPMPSPAPETQSERVSQNRRASPAFFGLPPEITYETHRYDSNRNDVVCIEADAWCDSRPYSDSPLTRSFPTGAPPPLPTKNIPAASQDDLPNGRIVPSPAPIYLNVQSPASYRGSPVPDLDNVFGPMESSRTIEDRASPRWVSFNSERPPPPDEPAPPPPPASPTPDSPHSLSSPPDSPCLSPGHPPDEPPPSPPPFSSPPDSPISIISIPPPDEPVPPLPPDFSPPDSPPCIAIDPSLFLDDEILEYSPAPSGPLEYSSAPTSPIPPPLPAERSPRAGVPSPLVFLREEQPDFMASPLGLTPGFRGTPPPLPPHTYRSMVSSPRPCPGSDPSSPARPATPLSGGSPIPPPLPTRPSSRPKLPPGKQLGDLTRPFSPPVSGSPPPFAPLARAESSSSISSITSLSAASTPTLGRELNISTTEEKQPAMVWFDHGRFYLSFEGCSRGPSPLTMGAQDTLPVAAAFTETINAYFKGADPSNRQSDPHQNKCNKCVVKITGEMVLSFPAGITRHFASHPSAPVLTFSISNYSRLEQVLPNPQLLCCDTVSNVDTKEFWVNMPNLMSHLRRVADQKPQATYYNVDMIKYQVAAEGIQSTPLNLAVSWRGDATSTDLRIDYKYNTEAMAAPSPLHNIHFLVPLDGGVHKLQAMIPTATWNSEQQKILWKIPSLSQRSENGGVGALLGRFQLTEGPSKPSQLAVQFTSEGSTLSGCDIQLVGAGYRLSLVKKRFAAGKYLADN; translated from the exons GACTGAAAAGACGCACCAGGAAGGCCTTTGGGTTACGAAAGAAAGAGAAGGACACAGATTCCAC GGGCTCACCTGACAAAGATGGA AAAAAGACCAACGGGGCTCCAAATGGCTATTATGGGGAGATTGATTGGGATCGATAT GCAACTCCAGATGTGGATGCTGAGGGCTTCAGTCTCAGACCCGGAGAGGAGGGGGAAA CAGCTCCCAAAGGCAAGCAACACTTCttctcctccagcgactcggagGACGAGGACGACAAGAGGAAGTTCAAGATCAAGATCAAGCCGTTGCCTTCCGACACTGCCAAGTGTGCCGTCCCATCTATGGACGAACTGAAAGCTTCAGTTGGGGGCTTggctctatctccctctctg AGGAGAAGTCCG AGATGCAGCCCG GGATCGATAAAGAGACACCTGTCTT GTGAGGAGATAGCCAGACCCAGACGCTCCACCCCTATGCCAAGCCCCGCCCCCGAGACACAAAG TGAGAGAGTATCCCAGAATCGCAGAGCATCCCCAGCTTTCTTCGGGCTTCCTCCAGAGATTACCTATGAGACACacagatatgatagtaacagaaATGATG TGGTCTGCATAGAGGCTGATGCATGGTGTGACTCCAGACCATACTCTGACTCCCCTCTGACCCGATCCTTTCCCACAGGAG CTCCTCCTCCACTACCTACCAAGAACATCCCAGCAGCTAGTCAAG ATGATTTACCCAATGGGAGAATAGTCCCAAGCCCCGCCCCCATCTACCTGAACGTCCAATCCCCAGCCTCGTACAGAGGTTCCCCTGTGCCTGACCTGGACAACGTGTTCGGCCCCATGGAATCCTCCCGGACCATTGAGGACAGGGCCTCGCCCCGATGGGTCAGCTTCAACAGCGAGAGACCGCCCCCACCAGACGAACCGGCCCCGCCTCCGCCCCCTGCCTCTCCGACTCCCGACTcgccccactccctctcctcccccccagactccccctgcctctccccgGGCCACCCTCCGGATGAGCCTCCCCCCTCCCCGCCACCCTTCTCCTCACCCCCCGACTCTCCCATCTCCATTATCTCCATTCCTCCTCCAGATGAACCCGTTCCCCCCCTGCCTCCCGACTTCTCTCCCCCGGACTCTCCGCCATGCATCGCCATCGATCCTAGTCTGTTTTTGGATGATGAGATACTGGAGtactctcctgctccctctggccCACTAGAGTACTCCTCTGCCCCTACCAGTCCTATCCCTCCCCCCCTTCCTGCGGAGCGCTCCCCTCGGGCGGGTGTCCCTTCCCCTCTGGTGTTCCTGAGGGAGGAGCAGCCTGACTTTATGGCCTCGCCCCTTGGGCTGACCCCGGGCTTCAGGGGCACGCCGCCACCCCTCCCCCCGCACACCTACAGGTCCATGGTGTCCTCCCCCAGACCCTGCCCAGGCAGCG ACCCCTCCTCTCCAGCTCGACCTGCCACGCCCCTGTCAGGAGGCAGTCcaatccctccccctcttcctacAAGGCCCTCCTCTCGACCCAAACTGCCACCTGGGAAACAATTAGGAGACCTG ACTCGACCCTTCAGCCCCCCAGTGTCCGGCAGCCCCCCTCCCTTCGCCCCGCTGGCCCGGGCCGAGAGTTCCTCCTCAATATCCTCCATCACCTCACTGAGCGCAGCCTCCACCCCAACCCTGGGGAGAGAACTCAACATATCCACCACAG AGGAAAAACAGCCAGCCATGGTATGGTTTGACCATGGCCGGTTTTATTTATCTTTCGAAG gatgcTCCAGAGGTCCCAGTCCACTCACCATGGGAGCACAGGACACTCTGCCTGTGGCGGCTGCCTTCACCGAGACCATCAACGCCTACTTCAAAGGAGCCGACCCCAGCAA CCGGCAAAGCGACCCTCATCAGAATAAATGCAACAA GTGTGTGGTAAAGATCACTGGGGAGATGGTGCTGTCTTTCCCGGCGGGCATCACCAGGCACTTTGCTAGCCACCCGTCTGCCCCTGTGCTCACCTTCAGCATCAGCAACTACAGCCGGCTTGAGCAGGTCCTCCCCAATCCACAGCTACTGTGCTG TGACACCGTGTccaatgtggacaccaaggaattctGGGTAAATATGCCAAACCTGATGAGCCACCTGAGGAGAGTGGCTGACCAGAAGCCTCAAGCAACCTACTACAATGTGGACATGATCAAATATCAG GTGGCAGCCGAGGGGATCCAGTCGACCCCCCTGAACCTGGCAGTGAGTTGGCGTGGCGACGCCACCAGCACGGACCTCAGGATAGACTACAAATACAACACGGAGGCCATGGCCGCCCCCTCGCCCCTCCACAACATCCACTTCCTGGTCCCTTTGGACGGGGGCGTGCACAAACTCCAAGCCATGATCCCCACTGCCACCTG GAACTCAGAGCAGCAGAAAATTCTATGGAAGATACCAAGCCTTTCCCAGAGGTCTGAAAATGGAG GAGTGGGAGCTCTACTGGGTAGGTTCCAGTTGACAGAGGGTCCCAGTAAGCCGTCCCAGTTGGCGGTGCAGTTCACCAGCGAGGGCAGCACTCTGTCAGGCTGTGACATCCAGCTGGTGGGGGCCGGCTACAGGCTCTCACTGGTCAAAAAGAGATTTGCAGCag GGAAATATCTGGCGGACAACTAG
- the LOC121534954 gene encoding SH3-containing GRB2-like protein 3-interacting protein 1 isoform X3, with translation MMEGLKRRTRKAFGLRKKEKDTDSTGSPDKDGKKTNGAPNGYYGEIDWDRYATPDVDAEGFSLRPGEEGETAPKGKQHFFSSSDSEDEDDKRKFKIKIKPLPSDTAKCAVPSMDELKASVGGLALSPSLRRSPRCSPGSIKRHLSCEEIARPRRSTPMPSPAPETQSERVSQNRRASPAFFGLPPEITYETHRYDSNRNDVVCIEADAWCDSRPYSDSPLTRSFPTGAPPPLPTKNIPAASQDDLPNGRIVPSPAPIYLNVQSPASYRGSPVPDLDNVFGPMESSRTIEDRASPRWVSFNSERPPPPDEPAPPPPPASPTPDSPHSLSSPPDSPCLSPGHPPDEPPPSPPPFSSPPDSPISIISIPPPDEPVPPLPPDFSPPDSPPCIAIDPSLFLDDEILEYSPAPSGPLEYSSAPTSPIPPPLPAERSPRAGVPSPLVFLREEQPDFMASPLGLTPGFRGTPPPLPPHTYRSMVSSPRPCPGSDPSSPARPATPLSGGSPIPPPLPTRPSSRPKLPPGKQLGDLTRPFSPPVSGSPPPFAPLARAESSSSISSITSLSAASTPTLGRELNISTTEEKQPAMVWFDHGRFYLSFEGCSRGPSPLTMGAQDTLPVAAAFTETINAYFKGADPSKCVVKITGEMVLSFPAGITRHFASHPSAPVLTFSISNYSRLEQVLPNPQLLCCDTVSNVDTKEFWVNMPNLMSHLRRVADQKPQATYYNVDMIKYQFLSQVAAEGIQSTPLNLAVSWRGDATSTDLRIDYKYNTEAMAAPSPLHNIHFLVPLDGGVHKLQAMIPTATWNSEQQKILWKIPSLSQRSENGGVGALLGRFQLTEGPSKPSQLAVQFTSEGSTLSGCDIQLVGAGYRLSLVKKRFAAGKYLADN, from the exons GACTGAAAAGACGCACCAGGAAGGCCTTTGGGTTACGAAAGAAAGAGAAGGACACAGATTCCAC GGGCTCACCTGACAAAGATGGA AAAAAGACCAACGGGGCTCCAAATGGCTATTATGGGGAGATTGATTGGGATCGATAT GCAACTCCAGATGTGGATGCTGAGGGCTTCAGTCTCAGACCCGGAGAGGAGGGGGAAA CAGCTCCCAAAGGCAAGCAACACTTCttctcctccagcgactcggagGACGAGGACGACAAGAGGAAGTTCAAGATCAAGATCAAGCCGTTGCCTTCCGACACTGCCAAGTGTGCCGTCCCATCTATGGACGAACTGAAAGCTTCAGTTGGGGGCTTggctctatctccctctctg AGGAGAAGTCCG AGATGCAGCCCG GGATCGATAAAGAGACACCTGTCTT GTGAGGAGATAGCCAGACCCAGACGCTCCACCCCTATGCCAAGCCCCGCCCCCGAGACACAAAG TGAGAGAGTATCCCAGAATCGCAGAGCATCCCCAGCTTTCTTCGGGCTTCCTCCAGAGATTACCTATGAGACACacagatatgatagtaacagaaATGATG TGGTCTGCATAGAGGCTGATGCATGGTGTGACTCCAGACCATACTCTGACTCCCCTCTGACCCGATCCTTTCCCACAGGAG CTCCTCCTCCACTACCTACCAAGAACATCCCAGCAGCTAGTCAAG ATGATTTACCCAATGGGAGAATAGTCCCAAGCCCCGCCCCCATCTACCTGAACGTCCAATCCCCAGCCTCGTACAGAGGTTCCCCTGTGCCTGACCTGGACAACGTGTTCGGCCCCATGGAATCCTCCCGGACCATTGAGGACAGGGCCTCGCCCCGATGGGTCAGCTTCAACAGCGAGAGACCGCCCCCACCAGACGAACCGGCCCCGCCTCCGCCCCCTGCCTCTCCGACTCCCGACTcgccccactccctctcctcccccccagactccccctgcctctccccgGGCCACCCTCCGGATGAGCCTCCCCCCTCCCCGCCACCCTTCTCCTCACCCCCCGACTCTCCCATCTCCATTATCTCCATTCCTCCTCCAGATGAACCCGTTCCCCCCCTGCCTCCCGACTTCTCTCCCCCGGACTCTCCGCCATGCATCGCCATCGATCCTAGTCTGTTTTTGGATGATGAGATACTGGAGtactctcctgctccctctggccCACTAGAGTACTCCTCTGCCCCTACCAGTCCTATCCCTCCCCCCCTTCCTGCGGAGCGCTCCCCTCGGGCGGGTGTCCCTTCCCCTCTGGTGTTCCTGAGGGAGGAGCAGCCTGACTTTATGGCCTCGCCCCTTGGGCTGACCCCGGGCTTCAGGGGCACGCCGCCACCCCTCCCCCCGCACACCTACAGGTCCATGGTGTCCTCCCCCAGACCCTGCCCAGGCAGCG ACCCCTCCTCTCCAGCTCGACCTGCCACGCCCCTGTCAGGAGGCAGTCcaatccctccccctcttcctacAAGGCCCTCCTCTCGACCCAAACTGCCACCTGGGAAACAATTAGGAGACCTG ACTCGACCCTTCAGCCCCCCAGTGTCCGGCAGCCCCCCTCCCTTCGCCCCGCTGGCCCGGGCCGAGAGTTCCTCCTCAATATCCTCCATCACCTCACTGAGCGCAGCCTCCACCCCAACCCTGGGGAGAGAACTCAACATATCCACCACAG AGGAAAAACAGCCAGCCATGGTATGGTTTGACCATGGCCGGTTTTATTTATCTTTCGAAG gatgcTCCAGAGGTCCCAGTCCACTCACCATGGGAGCACAGGACACTCTGCCTGTGGCGGCTGCCTTCACCGAGACCATCAACGCCTACTTCAAAGGAGCCGACCCCAGCAA GTGTGTGGTAAAGATCACTGGGGAGATGGTGCTGTCTTTCCCGGCGGGCATCACCAGGCACTTTGCTAGCCACCCGTCTGCCCCTGTGCTCACCTTCAGCATCAGCAACTACAGCCGGCTTGAGCAGGTCCTCCCCAATCCACAGCTACTGTGCTG TGACACCGTGTccaatgtggacaccaaggaattctGGGTAAATATGCCAAACCTGATGAGCCACCTGAGGAGAGTGGCTGACCAGAAGCCTCAAGCAACCTACTACAATGTGGACATGATCAAATATCAG tttctGTCGCAGGTGGCAGCCGAGGGGATCCAGTCGACCCCCCTGAACCTGGCAGTGAGTTGGCGTGGCGACGCCACCAGCACGGACCTCAGGATAGACTACAAATACAACACGGAGGCCATGGCCGCCCCCTCGCCCCTCCACAACATCCACTTCCTGGTCCCTTTGGACGGGGGCGTGCACAAACTCCAAGCCATGATCCCCACTGCCACCTG GAACTCAGAGCAGCAGAAAATTCTATGGAAGATACCAAGCCTTTCCCAGAGGTCTGAAAATGGAG GAGTGGGAGCTCTACTGGGTAGGTTCCAGTTGACAGAGGGTCCCAGTAAGCCGTCCCAGTTGGCGGTGCAGTTCACCAGCGAGGGCAGCACTCTGTCAGGCTGTGACATCCAGCTGGTGGGGGCCGGCTACAGGCTCTCACTGGTCAAAAAGAGATTTGCAGCag GGAAATATCTGGCGGACAACTAG
- the LOC121534954 gene encoding SH3-containing GRB2-like protein 3-interacting protein 1 isoform X4 produces MMEGLKRRTRKAFGLRKKEKDTDSTGSPDKDGKKTNGAPNGYYGEIDWDRYATPDVDAEGFSLRPGEEGETAPKGKQHFFSSSDSEDEDDKRKFKIKIKPLPSDTAKCAVPSMDELKASVGGLALSPSLRRSPRCSPGSIKRHLSCEEIARPRRSTPMPSPAPETQSERVSQNRRASPAFFGLPPEITYETHRYDSNRNDVVCIEADAWCDSRPYSDSPLTRSFPTGAPPPLPTKNIPAASQDDLPNGRIVPSPAPIYLNVQSPASYRGSPVPDLDNVFGPMESSRTIEDRASPRWVSFNSERPPPPDEPAPPPPPASPTPDSPHSLSSPPDSPCLSPGHPPDEPPPSPPPFSSPPDSPISIISIPPPDEPVPPLPPDFSPPDSPPCIAIDPSLFLDDEILEYSPAPSGPLEYSSAPTSPIPPPLPAERSPRAGVPSPLVFLREEQPDFMASPLGLTPGFRGTPPPLPPHTYRSMVSSPRPCPGSDPSSPARPATPLSGGSPIPPPLPTRPSSRPKLPPGKQLGDLTRPFSPPVSGSPPPFAPLARAESSSSISSITSLSAASTPTLGRELNISTTEEKQPAMVWFDHGRFYLSFEGCSRGPSPLTMGAQDTLPVAAAFTETINAYFKGADPSKCVVKITGEMVLSFPAGITRHFASHPSAPVLTFSISNYSRLEQVLPNPQLLCCDTVSNVDTKEFWVNMPNLMSHLRRVADQKPQATYYNVDMIKYQVAAEGIQSTPLNLAVSWRGDATSTDLRIDYKYNTEAMAAPSPLHNIHFLVPLDGGVHKLQAMIPTATWNSEQQKILWKIPSLSQRSENGGVGALLGRFQLTEGPSKPSQLAVQFTSEGSTLSGCDIQLVGAGYRLSLVKKRFAAGKYLADN; encoded by the exons GACTGAAAAGACGCACCAGGAAGGCCTTTGGGTTACGAAAGAAAGAGAAGGACACAGATTCCAC GGGCTCACCTGACAAAGATGGA AAAAAGACCAACGGGGCTCCAAATGGCTATTATGGGGAGATTGATTGGGATCGATAT GCAACTCCAGATGTGGATGCTGAGGGCTTCAGTCTCAGACCCGGAGAGGAGGGGGAAA CAGCTCCCAAAGGCAAGCAACACTTCttctcctccagcgactcggagGACGAGGACGACAAGAGGAAGTTCAAGATCAAGATCAAGCCGTTGCCTTCCGACACTGCCAAGTGTGCCGTCCCATCTATGGACGAACTGAAAGCTTCAGTTGGGGGCTTggctctatctccctctctg AGGAGAAGTCCG AGATGCAGCCCG GGATCGATAAAGAGACACCTGTCTT GTGAGGAGATAGCCAGACCCAGACGCTCCACCCCTATGCCAAGCCCCGCCCCCGAGACACAAAG TGAGAGAGTATCCCAGAATCGCAGAGCATCCCCAGCTTTCTTCGGGCTTCCTCCAGAGATTACCTATGAGACACacagatatgatagtaacagaaATGATG TGGTCTGCATAGAGGCTGATGCATGGTGTGACTCCAGACCATACTCTGACTCCCCTCTGACCCGATCCTTTCCCACAGGAG CTCCTCCTCCACTACCTACCAAGAACATCCCAGCAGCTAGTCAAG ATGATTTACCCAATGGGAGAATAGTCCCAAGCCCCGCCCCCATCTACCTGAACGTCCAATCCCCAGCCTCGTACAGAGGTTCCCCTGTGCCTGACCTGGACAACGTGTTCGGCCCCATGGAATCCTCCCGGACCATTGAGGACAGGGCCTCGCCCCGATGGGTCAGCTTCAACAGCGAGAGACCGCCCCCACCAGACGAACCGGCCCCGCCTCCGCCCCCTGCCTCTCCGACTCCCGACTcgccccactccctctcctcccccccagactccccctgcctctccccgGGCCACCCTCCGGATGAGCCTCCCCCCTCCCCGCCACCCTTCTCCTCACCCCCCGACTCTCCCATCTCCATTATCTCCATTCCTCCTCCAGATGAACCCGTTCCCCCCCTGCCTCCCGACTTCTCTCCCCCGGACTCTCCGCCATGCATCGCCATCGATCCTAGTCTGTTTTTGGATGATGAGATACTGGAGtactctcctgctccctctggccCACTAGAGTACTCCTCTGCCCCTACCAGTCCTATCCCTCCCCCCCTTCCTGCGGAGCGCTCCCCTCGGGCGGGTGTCCCTTCCCCTCTGGTGTTCCTGAGGGAGGAGCAGCCTGACTTTATGGCCTCGCCCCTTGGGCTGACCCCGGGCTTCAGGGGCACGCCGCCACCCCTCCCCCCGCACACCTACAGGTCCATGGTGTCCTCCCCCAGACCCTGCCCAGGCAGCG ACCCCTCCTCTCCAGCTCGACCTGCCACGCCCCTGTCAGGAGGCAGTCcaatccctccccctcttcctacAAGGCCCTCCTCTCGACCCAAACTGCCACCTGGGAAACAATTAGGAGACCTG ACTCGACCCTTCAGCCCCCCAGTGTCCGGCAGCCCCCCTCCCTTCGCCCCGCTGGCCCGGGCCGAGAGTTCCTCCTCAATATCCTCCATCACCTCACTGAGCGCAGCCTCCACCCCAACCCTGGGGAGAGAACTCAACATATCCACCACAG AGGAAAAACAGCCAGCCATGGTATGGTTTGACCATGGCCGGTTTTATTTATCTTTCGAAG gatgcTCCAGAGGTCCCAGTCCACTCACCATGGGAGCACAGGACACTCTGCCTGTGGCGGCTGCCTTCACCGAGACCATCAACGCCTACTTCAAAGGAGCCGACCCCAGCAA GTGTGTGGTAAAGATCACTGGGGAGATGGTGCTGTCTTTCCCGGCGGGCATCACCAGGCACTTTGCTAGCCACCCGTCTGCCCCTGTGCTCACCTTCAGCATCAGCAACTACAGCCGGCTTGAGCAGGTCCTCCCCAATCCACAGCTACTGTGCTG TGACACCGTGTccaatgtggacaccaaggaattctGGGTAAATATGCCAAACCTGATGAGCCACCTGAGGAGAGTGGCTGACCAGAAGCCTCAAGCAACCTACTACAATGTGGACATGATCAAATATCAG GTGGCAGCCGAGGGGATCCAGTCGACCCCCCTGAACCTGGCAGTGAGTTGGCGTGGCGACGCCACCAGCACGGACCTCAGGATAGACTACAAATACAACACGGAGGCCATGGCCGCCCCCTCGCCCCTCCACAACATCCACTTCCTGGTCCCTTTGGACGGGGGCGTGCACAAACTCCAAGCCATGATCCCCACTGCCACCTG GAACTCAGAGCAGCAGAAAATTCTATGGAAGATACCAAGCCTTTCCCAGAGGTCTGAAAATGGAG GAGTGGGAGCTCTACTGGGTAGGTTCCAGTTGACAGAGGGTCCCAGTAAGCCGTCCCAGTTGGCGGTGCAGTTCACCAGCGAGGGCAGCACTCTGTCAGGCTGTGACATCCAGCTGGTGGGGGCCGGCTACAGGCTCTCACTGGTCAAAAAGAGATTTGCAGCag GGAAATATCTGGCGGACAACTAG